The Gloeocapsa sp. PCC 73106 genomic sequence TCTTTCAAGACCGTTCGACTTGCATGTGTTAGGCATACCGCCAGCGTTCATCCTGAGCCAGGATCAAACTCTCCATGTTACGTTGAGTTTGCTTGGCTAATGTATCTTATTTATGTAACTGGGGGTCAGTTACTTACTTTCAAACTTTATGGATTTGTTTAGGTGCGGTGCGTCTCAACTGACGCGCTTTACTAGCATAACTTTTCTTGTTTGATTTTGTCAACCCTTTTGGGAAAAGTTTTTTTAGAGGTCAGCGCGTGGTAAAGAGCGCATTTATCAATGTATCTCTTTTACCTTGCTTTGTCAACCCCCTAGTGAAAAAATTTTTTGATAGGAGCGATCGCGCACGTAAAAAAAGGTAGATATACTTGATGTTAGCAAGTTTTGAAAACAATAAAAATGACCCACTTCACAGAGAAAGGGTTACCAGGTTTGATATTGGTTCTGGTTGCTCTAGTGCAAATTTACTTAACCCAAACAGCAGAGCTTTCTCCCTGGAAAGGTGGGGGATTTGGAATGTTTGGTGCGATCGATTCTCCCTCGATGCGCTTTATTAAAGGAGAAGGACTAGCTCACTCTGGTGAACGTATTGAGTTACAAGTATATAGTCCGGTACGTCAAAGGTCTTTACCAAGACAGACTGATTTAGAGCAAATTGCTGAAGAGTTTTTAGCTCAACCAATCGTCCCTACGAATACTAATCAATTTGTCTATCGTCTTATGACTATTTATGATTCTGATGTACAAGATAAGATTAAAACTCTTAAAGCGGTTCGCCTTCAATGGTGGCGATTGCGGTTCGAGGCTACTCAAGATCGCTTGTGGGCGGAACCCCTAAATGCTGCGGTTGAAGCGGGTATATGGCGTTAATTTTTAATTTATTTTTACGAGAGTTGTTGAGTCAACCGAGGGATGTACTAGTTTTGCGGTTTACTGCACTACTGCTACTATTATATGGCTCTAGTACTGTTGTTCTTGATGTTCCGTTAAGTATTTTGTCTGGATTGATGTTATTATCTCCGGTTTTTTTAACTAGTCAGGTGCTGTGGGTGATAATTTGTGCTCTTCTCTGGTGGATAAATGCGACTGACTGGTTATGGATTGACAATCATAAAATTTTGATTACTTATTGGGGTTTAGTCTGTGCTTTGGCTGTATCTGCTAAAGATGCTGATGAAGTTCTAGCGTGGAATGGCAGACTTTTGATTGGCTTGACATTTCTGTTTGCGACAATTTGGAAAGTTTTAGCGGGAGAATACTGGGATGGATCGTTTCTTCACTATACTTTTATGTTAGATCCGCGGGTCGAATCCGTCGCTATGTTTATTGGAGGATTGTCTCGGGAGACTTTAGTGCAAAATCGATTACTAGAAGTCTCTCTTCAAGAGTTTCCTAAAAAGATTGGTCAAATCACTTTGTTTACCAGCACTAGATTACAATGGTTCGCTCTAGCAGCTTCTTACTGGACATTGCTGATTGAAGCAAGTGTGGCGATCGCCTTTTTGCTCCCTTCTTTTTTCTCCAGGTATAGGGATTGGTTGTTGATTGTCTTTATCGCTACTACCTATTTTTTACTTCCAGTACTCGGATTTGCCTATGTTTTGATGATTATGGGATTCGCACAATGTCATCCTCAAAACACAGGTATCAGAGTTACCTATATCTGTCTATTTGCTTTCCTGCAATTGGCGCGACTATTCTAAGATTCTATTGATCTGGTTGGGTTTGTAGATAGCTACGAATATCGTCAGATAGGGAAGCTTGTTGTTCTGGAGTTAGAACGCTTCTGAATTCTAAGAGTCTTTCTAACAAGAGATTACTAACATTATTTCTATTGCTTTGAGCTTGACTGTAACGCTCAAGAATGAGTTCATTGGTAGGATTGGTTCCTAAAAGTTGATCGATCGCCTTTAAACTCTCAATATATTGATTTGCGGCTTCTTTGATTCTGGAGCGATACATCGTATCAATCTCTTGTAGTTTAGCTTCTTGCTCTGGTGTCAAAGGAGGGTCAATCGTCAAGTCCACAACTTCAACCTCTGTAGTTTGAGCTACTGTCAGGGGGTTTTGTACTTCTGCTAAAACTTCCTTAGGGTTAAGTGAGGGTAGAATCAGCATCTGCAGAGCGATCGCTACTAAACTAGAGAATCTTTTCATATTTGTCTGTTCACTACGAGTTGATCATCCCAGATTTTAAAGTTCGAGTGTATTGATTGTCAACCATATGCTAGGATTACGTTAGCTATCATTTCTTAATACTTGAGTAAATTCAGTGAAACTTAAACAGATTATTTCAACAAGTTTTTTAATTGCTTATAGCTCTATTTTTTCTCTAAAAGCGTTTCCAGAACCAAGTTCTATAACTACTCAAAATAACTGGGAAATAATCCAATCAGAGGTGGGATTGTTTACCATTCAAATGCCAAGCGAACCTCAACAGCAAACAAAAACAACGGAAATCTTAGGTCAAGTTAGAGAGTGGCAATTATGGCAAATAAAAGAAGAAAGTGATCTCTATGCTGTTGCTTATTTGGAGTTATCACCAACAGAGATAGCTGAAGGGTCAATAGATGCTTTTACTAGTCTCAAAATGAGCATATTAGAACCATTAAATTTAGATGAACTCAATCTAGATGGTAGATCAATCTATCTCAATGGTTATCCAGGAATGGAATTTATTGGCATTCAATCAGGTAAAATTGTAGCAATTCAAATTTATTTAGTAGGAGAGCGCTTGTATGGAATACTAGTAAAATCAGATGATATTAATATTATTACTCAGTACTTTAATTCTTTTCAAGTTGAACCTTTTTGGGAATCTGTTATTTCTGAATCAGGAAACTTTGAGATTAAATTA encodes the following:
- a CDS encoding Spy/CpxP family protein refolding chaperone, translated to MKRFSSLVAIALQMLILPSLNPKEVLAEVQNPLTVAQTTEVEVVDLTIDPPLTPEQEAKLQEIDTMYRSRIKEAANQYIESLKAIDQLLGTNPTNELILERYSQAQSNRNNVSNLLLERLLEFRSVLTPEQQASLSDDIRSYLQTQPDQ